In Nocardioides palaemonis, a single genomic region encodes these proteins:
- a CDS encoding type II secretion system F family protein codes for MTWVCAGCVLVTVWLLVSRAPEPWSGQPTAPGAARAHPAGRRWPRALAALGAGAGAWALVGGRAGVAASVVAAVASWWVLARAEPAAVRREREEVERTLPHLVDLFAATLRGGADPVGGLALVCRALPGPAADRLSPVVDHARWGAPLVDAWATLADDEALAPLGRAMERAQASGASVVQVIERLADELERESAARAEDAARRVGVAAALPLGICLLPAFLLLGVVPTAASLLGSLVP; via the coding sequence ATGACGTGGGTGTGCGCCGGCTGCGTGCTGGTCACGGTGTGGCTGCTGGTGTCCCGTGCGCCGGAGCCGTGGTCCGGGCAGCCGACGGCCCCGGGGGCCGCCCGCGCCCACCCTGCGGGTCGACGCTGGCCGCGGGCGCTGGCGGCCCTGGGCGCGGGGGCCGGCGCGTGGGCTCTCGTGGGTGGCCGCGCAGGCGTGGCGGCATCGGTGGTCGCCGCGGTCGCGTCGTGGTGGGTGCTGGCGCGAGCCGAGCCCGCCGCGGTGCGCCGCGAGCGCGAGGAGGTGGAGCGGACGCTGCCCCACCTCGTCGACCTGTTCGCCGCGACCCTGCGCGGCGGCGCCGACCCCGTCGGCGGGCTCGCGCTGGTCTGTCGCGCCCTGCCGGGCCCGGCCGCCGACCGCTTGTCGCCGGTCGTCGACCACGCGCGCTGGGGTGCGCCGCTCGTCGACGCCTGGGCGACCCTGGCCGACGACGAGGCGCTGGCGCCCCTCGGGCGGGCGATGGAGCGCGCACAGGCGTCCGGCGCCTCCGTCGTGCAGGTCATCGAGAGGCTGGCCGACGAGCTCGAGCGCGAGTCGGCGGCCCGCGCCGAGGACGCCGCCCGCCGGGTGGGCGTCGCCGCGGCGCTACCGCTCGGCATCTGCCTGCTCCCGGCCTT
- a CDS encoding type II secretion system F family protein, whose amino-acid sequence MSVGLAALLLAAAVAVWVPVPAGAPPGPPRRGTTATPRGWSRPRRGQVARDRSAVLEVCDVLAAELAAGRPPTAALSAAQERWPPLGEVVEASRLGVDVPDALRRLARGHPGAEDLHRVASAWQVAHQTGHGLAAGLERTAAGLRVRRRTRRLVDSELASARATARLVACLPLAVLVMGSGAGSDPWAFLLGTVAGWVCLGAGLGLLALGLWWIERLADAVVVP is encoded by the coding sequence GTGAGCGTGGGGCTGGCGGCGCTGCTGCTCGCGGCCGCCGTGGCCGTGTGGGTGCCGGTGCCCGCGGGAGCACCGCCCGGCCCGCCGCGCCGCGGCACCACCGCGACACCGCGGGGCTGGTCCCGTCCTCGTCGCGGTCAGGTCGCTCGCGACCGGTCGGCCGTGCTGGAGGTCTGCGACGTCCTGGCGGCCGAGCTGGCCGCGGGTCGTCCGCCCACCGCGGCCCTGTCCGCGGCACAGGAGAGGTGGCCGCCCCTCGGTGAGGTGGTCGAGGCGAGCCGCCTGGGGGTCGACGTGCCCGACGCGCTGCGCCGGCTGGCCCGTGGGCACCCCGGCGCCGAGGACCTGCACCGGGTGGCGAGCGCGTGGCAGGTCGCCCACCAGACCGGCCACGGCCTGGCTGCTGGCCTGGAGCGGACCGCGGCCGGGTTGCGGGTGCGGCGCCGCACCCGCCGCCTCGTCGACTCCGAGCTCGCCTCGGCCCGCGCGACGGCGCGCCTGGTGGCGTGCCTGCCGCTCGCGGTGCTGGTGATGGGCTCGGGCGCGGGCTCCGACCCGTGGGCCTTCCTCCTGGGCACCGTGGCGGGGTGGGTCTGCCTCGGTGCCGGCCTGGGCCTGCTGGCGCTGGGTCTGTGGTGGATCGAGCGGCTCGCCGACGCGGTCGTCGTGCCATGA